From Arachis hypogaea cultivar Tifrunner chromosome 3, arahy.Tifrunner.gnm2.J5K5, whole genome shotgun sequence:
tttgtacgGGCCCGGTTGGCCCGATAATCACATATAGTTCAAACTTGCAAATTTGTTGCAATTGGGCCCAAAAATTTGGGTTAATATTGGGCCTATTTTGaagcttttattttttattctgctATCTGTtccaaaaaaaaacagaaaacctGTTCCCGCTCATGCATCCAACGGTTATAACCGCCACATTCTCGTACTTTGTCTACTCTTTCCTCCTATTACAATCTCATACACACTTcacttcttgttcttcttttcaCCATGGATCCTCTTCCCACGCCACTTCCAGGTACCAatacaatctttttttttttaatttaattggatCTTTTTCAATACTAatcaatcataataataataatcgttTCCCTCAACAGTGAAAGCCAATGACTCAAAACAAAGAATCAACGCAAAGGTTAATCAAGCATCAACCAAAATCGCAACCAATGAATCCCAAATTCAATCTAGGTAATTAATTAATACCTTAATTTTAATCTACCAATTTTCCTTCACTATGATTTAGTTTCTTTCTTCACTctgattttttttcttcagaaaaAACCGGGTTTTTGGAACCGCTAGGAACACAAACATTATGGGAAAACCGGTTTGGGACAAGtgtactactactactattaccACCAAACCAAAAATCTGTGTTCCAAAAAAACAAGCACCAAAATCTTCATCATCAATTAGTAGCACCAACCCTGCTGAGAATGTTAATAATAGTCCGAGATTATTGAATGATGCTGGAGAACCCAAAACACCTCATGTTAGAACCAAGCACAAGGGTAGTAAGCCTCCGGCGACGCCGTTTTACACGGCGGCGCATTGCAGCAAGTGCCGGTTTGATAAGTTGGAGACATCTTCTTATTGGATTGGCCAAATCAAGTTGGCAGAGTCCGCCGGGAAGCACTTCGTCGCCGCCGATTTCTTCCGCCTTGCATTGGAATCTATGGCTGAGGTTTGCTTCTTATAACATTTTTGCTTTTTTAGTGTTGCATGAATGTCAATTTTTGTTCCAATAAAGTGCCAAAATAATAATGTGACATGATTAATTGAACATGTGAGAATTGAGAAATCGTACAtgcatttatacacaaatacatagtaGCTGATTTTTAGTATGCGTATAGAATTTTTGATAATCTAATCTAGTTAATCGTTATTATTATAAGTTTTACTTTGGTGTTTAGCATTGTTTGATTTTTTGGACACAGCCAATTAGGAATCTTAGGATGGAACTCAAAAGATACTTGCTAAGGCATGAGTATCTATCGGAGCAAAAGATATGGAAAGAAGTTAGTGTTAAATATGGACTATTGAAGATTGAAAGCAACAACAATGATACCTCTCAAATAATGGATTCATCTAGCAATGATCAAAACAAAATGGAGGAAAAACTAGGCTAATTTGTATTTAGTTTGTTCTAAGTTTAATTTAGAACTTGTTTCAAGTTTGTACTTTGTATCTTAACATAGCCAGTGTTTTATTGTAATTTGGTTCAAACATGTATggaaaaaaaatattgttgaaaGTTGGGGCATTCCGAGAATTGAACTCGGGACCTCTCGCACCCTAAGCGAGAATCATACCACTAGACCAAATGCCCTTAATGGTTACTTCGGTCATTCTTCTAAATATTTGAATACTTAAAACAGTTTACTATGATGATCCAACTGAAGAAAATCAACGCAATATTCCTTAAATTTTAGTATACATCAACATTATTGTTGTTAAGACTTAAAAGTGGAGAAAGTAGAAAATTGAAATGTATAAAAATGAAAAGTCATGTTCGCATGCCTACTAGGATAGTTATATTTTCAGAGTTCAAATCATGTCACTCTAGAAATGAAAATAATGACAAAGGAACATGTTTGACCTATTAAGTGGACCAAGCTGTCGAAATTTGTATACCATTTTGAGAAACACTTAGCTTTGACATACTCTACCCAATACCCATTATTCATCACTTGTAGTTTATGAATTATGACACAATAAACAACCCTGCTTCCTCTCTAAAGAAATTATGGAAATGACACATTACCAACCCTAGTTTTCCCTAATTTGGATTCCGTGAAGAATATATGAGCTAAAGAAAAAGTTACTCATATACTCATTTTTTGCAAATCATTCATTAACCACCTTCTCTTATgtttccatctttcttctttgtttttagGTGAAAActtaggtgaagtcgacttcacgtgaagtgaagttgatacctgaaagtcgttggatgaaaatttagtcaaatcagtcaaattatctaatggttctcagatatcaacttcacctaAAGTCAACTTTACctgaattttaactttttttttaattgtgttgATGTATTCATCACCATAAAAGTGAATATATGTATCAACTATCAAGATGTGATTAGTGTAAATCACAAAATCATACCCCTATATCAATCTAGATAATATTtatttaggatttaagatttaatATTTATGCGTAAAGATTGTCTATAAATATaagttttaaattattatatatagaatGAAGAAAATTTAAAGTTGATGTgttcaaattaattattaaagcacaaaaataagatgaatttaatttcaataaattatcaatataattaaagatttattttaaatGACTTTTcaagtaataaatttaaaaattgattatcTTTGCtaatagtataataatataacattaaattagttattcatatagaatttttttatattaacattatatgaaaatttaaattcaaataacatACTATGGTTTAGTGTTATGAGATTGATTTTTTGagtgatgtatataaatatatatttttattatgtaattagaTCATTCTATTATTTGCATAATTATTTACATAGCAGataaatgagaaaaataattataacGACTGATAGTATTAACTATTAAACAATATCTTAAAATCAGAATAAATGATTGATTGTTGCCACAGCCTGGACTCTGAAATTAAATCTTAGTAATATACATAAAAGTATATAGGGTGGGAAatatttctctctctcccccttacTCCTTGGAATAATTATAACTCTTTAGATTTTATTTCtctcataataattaataagtacGAAAATGATGTATGAGAAGAATAATTTAAAGCACAATTTACCTTATTTGGTTGTGTTTATCTTATTAAGAAGGCTCTACAGTTTGCACTTTTTGAAGCAGGAAAACaaacaattgaaagaaaaattctcCATTCAATAATATGGTACAAATTTGTTGGTATGAAAGAAGATTATTATGACCCAATAACAGAAGACATTGATTAATGTATGACACTGGACATAGGGATGTGTCACTAATTGATGGAAGTTGATTTTCCAACCACCATCTATGATCTATCTCGTCACACTGCTCcatagattttttgtttttttttcttatttaaaaatgaaaattaatatgtacttattttaatataaagttaataattaagaattattaaatataatgaatttaattttgatgtagtgacagtgtaaaatattttatacaatcacATTCGTTTTTTTAGATAACTATTCACGtagtcaatataaaaaataattattttattaatataatattatataattagatgtatgtataaaattattttacagacagtatatcaaaattaaattcaaatataatttaatcaaatctaactgtttttaattataaactttttttgtttgaaaccaattttttttctctcacaTAATTAAAAGCCTAAGTGTATAAATtttgtataaattaattttttttttttgaaaaagaagaaagtgagTATAAAGCTACTTTTCGTTTCATTCCTTTATTGTATAAACCTTCTAAATCAAATTAATGAACTTCGTCCCATTCCATTTCATTATCATTTTCTCAAATAAAAAGCATAATGTAACTTTATTTCAATTCATTCTTCCTAGTATTTCCATTTTAAAAGTAGAGAAGCTTCGTCGGAGGGGTTAGTCATGGCTGCACAggcgagagagagagaagagggattgTTTGTTCTAAAAGTGAGGGGAGGGTTTATCATCATTTTGAATTTAAGACAATTTTATTATCGAATTTATcgacaaaaaaatttacaataaaagGTTAGTCGTTGCTACCAGACAACGTTTTACTAAGTTAGGTTATTGTCGAAAAAATTCAACGATAAAACCGCCGCTAACATACGtacttattttagtatttttttcatcatttatTACGTTGAATTTGTTTGTAGAAACAGAAATTcgacaataatattttttgacgATGCATTTATGATAATAACTGTTGAAAAATTCGATAATAAAATTGCCAATAAAAAAACGATAAATTTGACGATATTcagtatatatttttaataatggaaaaaaatatattgaatattatttacttttatatatatattatccgtAATAACCTAATGATTAAGGATGTATATTACTAGATATAATAATTAAAGTTTTTGCAGGCttttaaacaaataaacaaaaaaagatCCATCCATGATATTATTATAAAGAGGTACATACAGGTAGGAATATTTCTAAATCTTAGCAAAGCTTATCACAAGATATTCGAATGTATGATGAGTGTAGGTCCAAGCTGTTTGATTATTAGATAGGGTGGAATTGAATGGATGATGGATGATAAATCTAAATCTaaaaccttatatatatatatatatatatatatatcatgcatGCATGTGAAATCTTTGTGATCTTATATAATGATTCTTCTCCTGATTCCTGAAACTAGCTAGCATGTTATTGTTACGGAAAAAGATGAATGGCTATGAGCAATTGAATTCTCTTTTTCTTGATTTATAGTCGAATCTCAAGTTTGATGATGATAAATTAAAAGTACCTCTTTGTAGGCTATCATACCTTCAATCGCTAGTCACTTATCATGGGATACCCTTTGTCTCCTATTTGGACCcactatcttttttcttttttctttttttaactaattaataagCAATTCAGCAATAAGCAAAGCATATTAAATATGGAGCATATAACAATTAGGCCAAATCACATGTTTAAAACAATTGCACTTTAAAATTATGTAAACAGTTTATGAAGAGATATGGTTTGAGATAATTCTTCATAATCCATATCAGTTTATGAGCTTAATTTTATACTATAAATACCAGCTGACGAtgacaaattaaaatttagttgaTAAAATTTTGGATGagattttttttaaccaaaatataatactttaattaggaagagaagataaatatttaaaaaaaatctctcATAACTATACATATGGTGTAgtacaacaataataacaataacaacaacaaagtcttattCCATTAGAtgaggtcggctacatgaattaaACGACGCTATTGAGTTCTATCATATATCATGTCtatagagagaccgtttacatgtagatctcatttgaccacctcatggatggtcttcgtAGGTCTTCCTCTACTTTTCACCCCTTTTGACTGGGTATTCTGtcagtcttcttctcacatgtccgaACCATTTGAGACGCGATTTTACCATTTTTTTCACAATAGATGCTACTCCAACCCTCTCTCatttatcttcattccttattctatataatcgcgtatgaccacccatccatctcaacattttcatctctgccacacttagcttatgttcgtgcttccCTTTGGCCgacactctgtaccataaagcatagccggtctgatagcagtgcgatagaatttaccttttaagttttaaaggcacaattctttgtcacatataaaatcagatgcactccgccattttgaccaatctgcttggatcctatgatttacatcatattcaatctctccattattctATATGATGCACCAAAAATACTTAAAACTCTTAACTTTTCGTAAGATGTTATCTctaattttcacctctatattcgAGTTTTTCCTTTGCAgaccgaacttacattccatatattcagTCTTGCTACGGATTATGCGcaaaccatacacttctagagctgctctccataactccaacttcttatttaggtcttcctttGACTCTCCCACAAGGACGATACCATCGGCAAAAAAGTATGCACCATAGTACAGGCTCTTGGATATGCTCTGTgaatacttccaagactaatgtgaaaatgaatggacttaaggatgattccTAGTGTAATTCTGtaccaatagaaaatttctctgtcacaccacgttgagtcttcacactagttgtagtctcatcatacatgtttttaaatgcacgaatatatgcgatccttactctcttcttttctaaaaccttccataagacctcccttggcaccctatcgtacgctttttccaaatcaataaacaccatatgtagatcatTTTTATTACTAGGATACCTCTCAATCAtctttcttaataggtatatcactTCAGTGGTGGATCTACCTGGCATTAAATCAAATttgttctctgttacttgtgtctcttgtctCAGTTTCTGTTATGTCACCCTTtgcccataacttcatggtatgactcaagagtttgatccctctatagttttcgtaactttgtatatcccctttattcttgtagatatgtaCGAAGGTGCTCTTTCTTCACTCATCTGACATTTTCTTAGATcttaaaatatcattaaaaatctTGGTTAATCAACTAATGCCTTTCCCTCCAAAGTccttccaaacttcaatcggGATTAGGCATGACAAAAATCCCAGCGGGGCGGGTATCCGCGGGGATTTACCCGCCGGGGGGCAGGTATGGGGGGTGATTTATACCCGCGGAGACGGGGGACGGGGTCCCGTATAATAAACGGGGCGGCAGCAGGGGTATAGGTCCCCGCCCCGTGGAGACCCGTTAAATTTTCGTTTAGGTGAAATGACGGAAAtgcccttatatatatataatatgtgatTGAGTCATTGGACATCAACCATAGCCGCACATATGCTTCCTGAATCCCTGCTTCAGAGACAGAGTGAGAGTCTCATGATCTCGTCTCCTCTTCTCTCCACTCTTCCTCAAAGCTCAAACTGTTAGTCCCTCTCCTTCTCAAACACCGCTGACCGCCGACTGCTGACCATCGACCGCCGCCTCCCACCTTCTGGGTCCCTCAGCGTCGCAGTCTCGTCTCGTCTCCTCTCATCTTCACTCCTCCTCAAAGTTCAAACCCCCCTTCTGTCTCCTTCCCAAACACCGCCGACTGTCGCCTCCCACGATCTAGCGCCGCCTCCCACCTCCTGAGTGGCTCGGTCTCTCACTGGAGGTCCCGAGCTCACCGTCTCCGGTCGTTGTCTTCTCCTCTTTGCCGTTTGTCCACCAAATCGCTGGTCTTCGTTGTGGTTTTACGTCAAGtaagttgatttttgaatttCTCAACTTCTAATTTTGATTTGTGATTAAGgtaattagattttgaatttctGAATTAGGTTAATTAGATTTTGATTTCTGAATTTCTGAACGTCTGATTCTGATTTGTGATTaggataattaaattttgaatttctgaattagggtaatttgattttgatttctgaatTTATGAACTTTTGATTCTGATTTGTGATTAGGGTAATTAGATTCTAAAATGGTGTTCAAGTATTAGCTGAGATGCCTGTTTTAGCTATGATTTAATGGGTGTTTTGTTTTCATTTGTTCTAAACTAATTTCATTTTTACATTGCACATAACTCCAACAATGCTACCATATATCCTAAATGAAGACAAGCAAACACATTTATGCAGCATTTTCTTATAGTTAAATTATAATTCTTAATATGTAGGGTGAACTGAGGAGGAACAAAATATTTTTACTTGTATTACAAAAGTTGGGCAAAGGTGATTGGCGTGGAATTGCAAAAAACTATGTTATATCAAGGACCCCTACTCAAGTGGTCAGTCACGCTCAAAAGTATTTCATCAGACAAAACAATGTGTTTAGACGGAAAAGACGCTCCAGTTTGTTTGAGATTGTTGCAGATGAAGATTACTATCcatgaaataattattttttattttattttgcatcaAATGAATATGTCTGCCACATAATCTACTCATGTTTATTGATAAAATTAcccaattgtttttatttttttaatgttgttaATGTCTTTGTTGTTGTTAATGTTTTAATGTCTTTGCAGATAAGAAACATGTTGTTAATGTCTTTGTTGTTAATGCTTTGGAGACAAAGAACATGATGATTGATatgattttttcatttttttctaatttttttaattttgtaaaaatctACGGATATCCGTGGAGTCCCCGATCCCCAGCGAATACGGGATCCCCGTTACCCGTGGTGGGGACGGGGCGGGGACGGGGACTGGATATGAAGGCGGGGGGCAGGGGACGGGGGCATGTCCCCGCCCCTATGGGTACCCGTTGCCATGCCTAATCGGGATATTATCGGGTCCTACTGTCCTACCATTTTTCAtccgctttagagcctcttttacttcAAAGTCTCGAATTCTTCGACAGTAGTCGAAGTTTTGATATTCTTCCCTCGTATATAACCGACCAAGGCTTAGAAGAGTCTTATGttcttcattaaataactcgtaaaagtagctcttccacctttcattgatCTTCTCCTATTGAGCCAACACCTCCCCGTCAttatcctttatgcactcaaCATGATCTAAGTCTCTTgttcttctttcacggctctttgcgattctatatatatctttttctcttttttcatgtctaaggactggtagagaccctcatatgctcttgttcttgcttcgtttacaaccacttttgtttctttcttaatTAGCTGCCTTATATTTTTCTCAATTATCTGCATTgtggcataaagaccactctttaaagcacacccttttttcttttatcttttcttatacACTTGCACtctaccaccaggactccttgtctcttatTCCTATCCctctagattcaccaaaactttcttttgttgttctttTAATAACTTCTACTATTTCTCTCCACATCTCCTCCGCGCTTCCGTTCCCATCCCACTTTACCTCTTTttctacccgtcttaggaagcttctttagtcatcacctttcatccgccaccacctcgtccttgggttattcgtatgatgtcttttccttaatttttgctCAACGCAAAAATCTATGACAAGCATCCTATGTTGTGTGGTTGAACTCTTTCTCggaataattttacaatttaatgcaaaatttccgatcgactctcctcaacaagaagaagtcgatttgagagcttgtcatacCACTCTTATAGGTATAAGAtattcgtctctctttttaaaatatgtatttgcAATGAGGAGATCAAAGGtggaggaaaagtccaaaatagttttatccTCGATATTGACCATCCCAAAACCATGGCCTTCGTGAATACTTCCATACCCAGTCACTTCTCTTTCAACATAGCCATTTAAATTTCTTCctaaaaaatcttatctcccgGAAGTATGTCTTGGACCAAACTCTCGAGATCTTCCCAAAATCTTATCTTGTATGTGTTGCTCTTTTGAACCtccttgcggtgcataggcgctaattaCATGAAAAGTATCTCCTTCCatcacaagtttgatagagatgattcgATCTCTCActctcttgacatccactacatcTTTTTTCACTACTTATCCACGATAATACCTACcctattcctattcttcacctttcccatataccaaagtttgaacccGGAAGTATCCAACTCCTTAACCTTCATGccaacccattttgtttcttgtaggcacatgatgttaatcttcctccttgtcatggtatctAGCACCTCCATGGATTTTTCTGTCAGAGttcctatgttccatgtcccaaatctcaatctTCTGTCGTTTCGAcctttacccttttttttttgtatactagcTTATTTatcctcgtccgttcacgaaaacgcgagaacccttactcatttaacactacactcGGGCACTAATGTAGCGActcttgctcatttgacactGTACGCGAGCCATACAGCGCGTTGCTTCCGAACAACAACCTAGCTTTAGCATGATAACGTCTTTGATCCATGTCATGAAGATTCGATTAAGTTTTTATGTTGGAtgtcgaagacctaacacaaccctaccttc
This genomic window contains:
- the LOC112769255 gene encoding uncharacterized protein — translated: MDPLPTPLPVKANDSKQRINAKVNQASTKIATNESQIQSRKNRVFGTARNTNIMGKPVWDKCTTTTITTKPKICVPKKQAPKSSSSISSTNPAENVNNSPRLLNDAGEPKTPHVRTKHKGSKPPATPFYTAAHCSKCRFDKLETSSYWIGQIKLAESAGKHFVAADFFRLALESMAEPIRNLRMELKRYLLRHEYLSEQKIWKEVSVKYGLLKIESNNNDTSQIMDSSSNDQNKMEEKLG